ttatacaaaaatatacgTGCATATAATAGTTGCATGCTTTTGCGGCtgcaaatttatttttatattttttgtttttcaatctttgatatatttataataataaaaaatacaaattttatacgcgactatatattaacattattgctttttttatattttttatatttgattaCACGTACTCCTACAATACATTACATGAATACccatatttaaaaaaaagacaatcaatataaatattttcccTTGCAATTcctcaaaaaaatataattttaataatcaataatttaaataataattatgataaaatagtTCTTACTTAAAAgcaattaaaattaaaaaaggttaacatttatataagtAAAGAGAGAACAACAggcataaaaaaaacatctACGGTATAATTCACATTgtatcaaatatatataatatgcatgTGAATGtatctatttttttctaattatatatgtaaactTTTTGCTTCTTAAAAATGTCATTTCATGGTAAGTGGAAAttccatattttataaaaaacaattaattATTCAATAAAGTTATAGGAATACTTAATTGTTTCACAAGAATTGAgtaaatacaaataagCGCATGTGcgcatatatgtataaacaaaattcttacatataatataccaAGGCGTATTCTGATATGAAATTacaataaaagaaatactaaatataaaaatatattttaaaaatgaaggtacttttccattattaaaaaaaaattttaatttaatgaAGACAcccattttttgttaatatatttttgaatttctTTATTCTGTAAAATCATCggtataataaaaatatggcTGTTATATTCATGTATATATTGGGGTTAAAAACAtagaattttattttttaatattttaaataaatattcttaTTTCCATTTGTTCGTAATCAAACGGTTAAGTGCATTTTTAGTATTATGATGTTTGTCTAGATAATAGTTTACTAAAAGTTCTGCGAGTTCACGCAAAGCAAAGCTAAGAAATATTACACTCATACCAAATGCGCCagatttatataaatttttttgtttattggCAATAATtacttcatttttttttttatcaagtTCTTTTATAATCTTCAAAGTTTGAATATCAACATTTTCACTTTTAAGGATATTTTTGACTACCTCATCTGAaggtttaaaaaaatataaataaaaaatgtgtataaTGCATAGtattatcaaataaaacaacattgtgtaaaaaataataagttGGATAAgcatttatattgtttgtAAACTTTTTTTCTACCAAATTATGAGGAATtcatgtataatatatgcgcatatctttaatattaaaataccATACCTATATCTTCATTATATAGATCATCTAATATttcattgtttttattaccACCTTCCGCGTTTTCTActgttttttcatttctcGCATATTTGCCGTTTTTATGAGTAAAAAATCGGGATATCCACATatccttttttatattattattttgttttccCTCTATACCACCACAATACAATACTACGACTAAGCATATGATAACAAAAAAGGTATGCAATTTGTGCTTCATATTGtagaatataataattaaaaaagttaaatattaatataacaaaataataggataaatattaaatgcCTTTTGAAGCttaaaaattcattaatattatttttagctatatataatgtaaataaaaatattaggaatttaaataaatatttacaaaactctaataaaataataatagtaataataatattttacaatataaaaaaattataaatgaataaaaactATAGTAAAATAGTAAAACTAATACTACTCATGTAAATATGTATcttatacaattttattatatattattttttgtgcataataaaaataaacataaatcttgatgataaaaataccattatttgtaattattatatattaataataagtAAATACGAAAGTgggataaaataataatatattaaaataaaaattttcttttgtaCCCTAATATTTTaggatatattttattgatgaagaaaaataaatatttagatgacgtatgcatttttttcatatatataaaacatatataataattgtgTTACTAttgcatattatattaagccgtttaaaaaataatttaggCTATATACATTTCCATTTTTGTACcataattgttttttattcattatatttttttaatttggtatttttattttttttataataaataaaataacgatggatgtatttttattttaagaaTTATCACgcaataaaaatgaaaaaatatacaaatctatttatatttttaaataaaataatagctTTATATGTATTGTTATTTCTACTTTATGGTTAAAACTATAATCAAAAGATAAAAGTGTGTTCAGCAAGTCCTATTATACATTAGTAgcctttttttatacttaGGAAAATTAAGGGTTAATCTTTCTATTTATATCTAATATTATCCCATAAGAAAATTTTGTAGCATTAAGGTAAAAAACACTATGCCGCAATTACGCTTcgtaataattatataatatatataatacattgTTGGGTACATAcccattaaaaaattacatatGCTTCCTATAAATAATAGTCTTAATCACATCCATAGAATAATTATAAGAAACATATGGAATGAATGTAATGAAGGGGAAGGTGTAATCATTCactttatttaaaaaattgatatttttcttttttaagaaaatatgcaagcaataaattattttatatatcaaaattgtaataaaaaGCAATCTgcataatattaaatagtaaaaagaaataaaaataatagtaaataAACATTTGCGTAATTTTGTAGTAGCTTTAAATGATTATTAAAAATCATTGactaaataaatattcctaaaaaaattataatatttctatCTATTTTTAGATATTAGTTATTCCTTTATGgaatgtattattattttgtatatatactatcGTTGAATGCggcatatatgtataacgCTGCGAAATGCTAGttatgaacaaaaaatgGACAGATATGTGTTTCCTTTTAGTGATAACATTCATCCATAAACAACTCATAATGGGATATACAAAGtcaaacataaaaataagcacCAGccaattaattaaatatttttttttacttatgTAAgctaaattaatattttttcgtcTTTACCCTATTTCGTGAATATGCTTATATCACAAATTTTTCTAAGTAATGAAAAATGtgtgaaatatattattttatagcatatactatatttaaagtttaatatatgttcaGAATAGTTAAGggtacaaataaaaaagcatgcatatatatccGCTTATATATcatctttttattttttatctaattcaatgataatatattactatATAATATCATTTGTGTATTACATTTTGCTATAAATGTTAATTTcctaaattatataaatcttTTATGCATAAGAATATTCACTTTTCaaacacaaaaataaataagcatTATCAATAAGGCTCGGTTAAACAATTATTGTAAATAGCACCTTTATTGCACGATAagttaatatttattcttaTAAGGGGTAAATGCCTTATTTTGTCAccatcaaataaatattgcatgcatatatataactacTAAATAATACTTATTCCCAATTAAGGATATTTCAATAGggtttttttaaaaaaaaaacttatttttct
The DNA window shown above is from Plasmodium berghei ANKA genome assembly, chromosome: 7 and carries:
- a CDS encoding CRA domain-containing protein, putative, with translation MKHKLHTFFVIICLVVVLYCGGIEGKQNNNIKKDMWISRFFTHKNGKYARNEKTVENAEGGNKNNEILDDLYNEDIDEVVKNILKSENVDIQTLKIIKELDKKKNEVIIANKQKNLYKSGAFGMSVIFLSFALRELAELLVNYYLDKHHNTKNALNRLITNKWK